The segment AAATCAATTATGTTCCAGGTGCAATTTTATGGGCAGTGGACAGGCAATTAGTGACGAAAAGCGGAATGATGAAAGTGGCAGGTTCCGAACTTTATAAACATATGACCGTCCGAAACGTCAATACGGTCCGGAAAATATACGCATTAATGAAAGACGGCAAAGAGTGACTCTGACTATTTCTGTTGTCGATGACGAGTTGAAGATTCTTCCAAGCTCTTTGCCTTTTGGCAGAGGGTTTAATCGGTGTTTCAAAAACTCCAATTTATATTATTGCCATAGAATGGAGGGGCAACTTCTGTTTAAACGGCACTTTCTTCAGGAATAGAGTAACAAGGAGGAAGCAGGCTATGATAATTTATACAATCGGGCATTCCAGCCATTCAAAAGAGCAGTTTGAGAAGATGTTAAAGGAAACTGGCATTGAGCTATTGGCGGATGTCCGGGCATTTCCGGGCAGCCGGAAGTGGCCGCAGTTCTCTAAGGATGTCTTTCCCGTGTGGCTCGAGGCAGAAGGAATTACATATGAGCATTTCCCGAAACTCGGCGGCAGGCGCCGGAAGTCGAAAGAAGTGGATGGCAAGATGAATGCCGGCTGGCGCAACCGCTCTTTTCAGAATTACGCGGATTACACTTTATCGGAAGAATTTCAACAGGGGGTAGCGGAACTTCTGCAAAAAGCATCTCAACAGAAGACGGCGTACTGCTGTTCGGAACGGCATCCTTCCCGATGCCACCGGCTGCTGATTTCAAATTGGCTTGTAGCGAATGGCTATCAAGTACGCCACATCATTGATGGGAAAGACGGAGTTGTGGAACTGGTCGATCACGAATTAGGGATGTGGGGAGCGCAGGCGGAATTGAAAAGTGGCGGGACAGTAACTTATCCGCCGGAAGAAGTGAATGAAACAAGCAACGACAGTAAATAAAATTGAAAATTTTACAGTAACGCCTTCAGTGAAGCAACAATCATGGAGGCGGTTTTTTATTTTATTCAACTTCTCTTCAACCTCAGCAACTGTTTAAAGGGATTGCGATTTTGATGGCGAATTCTATAAGCAACAAAATCACGGCAATTTGCAAAGGGGTGAACATTTTGCAAAAGTATGTGAAGGACTTTCAGGAAATCAGCAAAGAAGATTTGCTGCTTGTTGGAGGGAAAGGCTTGAATTTGGGGGAATTGGCAAAAGTACCAACTGTCCAGGTGCCGTCCGGATTTTGCGTGACGACTGAAGCTTTTAAGCAGGTACTGAATGGAAATGTTCAGGCACTTGCCTTGCTTGAACAGTTATCTGATTTAACGGCAGCAGACAAGAAACAAATCAAGGAAGTCAGTGCGGAACTGCGGCATGGCATGGAACAAACGGAGATGCCGGATGAAATAGAGCGGGAAATCATTTCTTCTTTTCGACGATTTGGCGATAAAAATGCTTATGCGGTCCGCTCAAGTGCGACGGCTGAAGATTTGCCGACGGCGTCATTCGCGGGGCAGCAGGATTCCTTCTTGAATATCCGGGGAAAGCAGGACCTCATAAAGCATGTCATTAAATGCTGGGCTTCCTTATTTACGGAACGGGCAGTGGTGTACCGCATTCAAAATGACTTTGATCACCGGAAGGTCTATTTATCGGTCGTTATTCAGCAAATGATTTTTCCGCAAGCTTCCGGTATCTTATTCACCGCCGACCCGGTGACTTCAAACCGCAAAATCGCGTCGATCGATGCCAGCTTCGGACTCGGAGAGGCACTGGTTTCCGGGATTGTGTCAGCAGACAATTACAAAGTGCGGGAAGGAAAAATCATCGGCCGGACAGTTTCTGCCAAAAAAATCGCTGTTTATCCACTGGCAGACGGTGGGACAGAGCAGAAGCAAGTGGCAGTCGGGCAGCAAGGCCAACAAGCGCTTACAGATGTCCAGATTTTAATGCTGGAAAAGATCGGCAGGCACATAGAAGCGCATTTCGGAAAGCCGCAGGATATTGAATGGTGCTTAGCGGGCGGAGAGGTTTTTATTGTGCAAAGCCGTCCTATTACAACTTTGTATCCGCTGCCGGAAAAACGCGATGAGCAATACCGCATTTATCTTTCATTTGGCCATCAGCAAATGATGACTGAGCCGATCAATCCACTCGGCATGTCATTTTTCAGATTCATCTCGGATGTTGAATTAATTCCTGCGGGCGGACGGTTGTTTCTTGATTTGTCAGCTGATCTAGCTGCATGGAGCGGCCGTCAGATTTTCATGAGAACAATGAAATCGAACGACCCTTTATTGTACGATGCACTCGAGAAATTTCTTGATCGAAAACAAGCACTGCCTAGAGGACAGCGGATGCTCAAAATAGGATCTGACCAATTTTCTGTGGGGTTCTTTCGGGAAATCATTAAAATTTACCGAAACAATGACCGCAGGCTGAGCAGCCGGTTAATCAATCTTAGTGAGGCATTTATCCGAGAATTGGAGTGGCGGATCCAAACGGTTTCCGGTGATGAGCTATTTGAATTAATCGAAGAAGAACAAAATGAATTAAGAAGAGTCATTGCCAATCCGCAAAGCATGGCTGCAATCATGGTCGGTGTATACGCAGCATTCTGGCTCAATAAAAACATAGAAAAATGGCTGGGCGAAAAGGATGTAGCGGACATTCTCAGCCAATCCGTCACCAATAATGTCACTTCGAATATGGGGCTTGAATTATTGGATGTGTCTGATGTGGTGCGGAAGTATCCTGAAGTGGTGGCGTATTTTGAAAAGCCCAGCAAAACAACTTTTTTTGAAGATCTTGAAAAACTGGAAGGTGGGCCAGCAGTTAGCCAGGTGCTGCAGGATTATCTCGGAAAATATGGCATGCGCTGTTCTGGGGAAATCGATATCTCCAAAACCCGATGGAGTGAAGACCCGACTATTCTGGTGCCTGTGATTTTAGGCAATATCAAAAACTTTGGCCCCAATGCCCGAAAGGTAAAAATAGAAGAAGGAAAACGGAAAGCCAAACAAAAAAGACAAGAAATTCTAAGCCGTTTGGAGCAATTGCCTGGAGGCACGCGAAAAGTAAAAAATACAAAGAAAATGATCAGTGTACTCCAGAATTTCATCGGATACCGGGAATATCCGAAATTCGCCTTTATCAAACGCTATTACTTCTATAAGAAAGCTTTGATGCAAGAAGCTGCGCTCTTGCAGGAAAAGGGGGTTATCGGACAAGCTGAGGATGTCTATTATTTATCGTTTGAAGAATTTCGCAATGCGGTGAATGGTGGAACCGTCGATCGCCAAATAATTGAAGACAGAAAAGCGGCGTATCGATATTATGAGAAGCTGATGCCTCCGCGCCTGATGACATCAGAAGGCGAGCAGATTTCCGGAACTTATCATCCTGACAAATTGCCGGACGGTGCATTGGCAGGGTTGCCGGTTTCTGCAGGAGTGGTCGAAGGAAGGGCAAGAGTTGTAGTGAAAATGGAGGATGCGCACATTGAAGCGGGGGATATTCTCGTTACGGCTTTTACCGATCCAAGCTGGACGCCATTGTTTGTTTCGTTGGCCGGATTGGTGACAGAAGTCGGTGGACTGATGACCCATGGCGCAGTGATTGCAAGAGAATACGGCTTGCCGGCTGTCGTTGCAGTGGAAAATGCCACTAAGAACATTAAAGACGGACAGAAAATCCGCATCAACGGCTCTGAAGGCTATGTGGAGTTATTGGATTAGGCTGCTAAGGGCTGAGTTTCTGTTTTCTATGGATTCTCTTGCCAAAAGGCAAGGGGATCCATAAGCCGCTTTTCTTTATCATGGTTTCCCCATTTTATTGCCACTGTGCAATGGCAGCCTTAAGCTCTTGAAGCGATGCTTTTCAGCAAAGAATCATCAAGAGCTAAAATATTTAATGCTCTTCTGGTTAGGTTAATGAAGATAGCAGGTCAAACCAAATAGCGGCTCCTAAAGCGAAGGCAAGAATAGACATTTCACTGACTGTCAAAATGGATTGTTTCGGATCTTCTGAGTATTTCCATTGAAAAAAAGCTGTTACCGAATAATCCAGAATCAGGAGAATAAGTAGTCCAAACAGAAATAGATTGAACGAAAGTCCCTTATAAAAAGTTAAATAAACAAAAGAGATGTTTGCCACAAAAGAAACAATTCTTAATGTCCAGTCGATTTTCCCGTGCAGACTGTTGACATGGTTATAAGAGAAAAATTCCTTTTTCACTTTTTTAATATCGAATGCTTTTCTGAGAAATATTTTTACTAACCAACTAAAGAAGAATAACAGCAAAACGGCTAAAAAGAACTTTTCCATAGCACAACACCCCCGAGACTAAACTATAAACAGCTTCTTTAATACTGATACGTTCCAGAAGATGACTGGTTTCATTTAAATGAATTTGGTGATGAATAGAGAACGTGAGAGTTGGATGGCAATCTCCAAAAAAATAGCTGTTGAAAAAGGTAAGGGGTGGTCTCCCAATGGGAATAGTCCACAGTAAAGCTTTTGCCAGTGATGCCAAAGAAAAAAGCGGATAGGAAAATGCCCTGTTGATCTGCCGGATCATCAGGGCATTTCTTGTTCCTTAATATCTTCTTCCATGCTTTGCCTGAAAATTCTCTTCTGATGACAATAAATAAGTAACTCCTTCAATAAAGCCGATAATCGCAGGAATGGCTGTCCAACAGAAGGCAAGATACAAAAGACCGGTCTTGGGTTTGCCAAGATAAAATTTATGGGCGCCAAAATCACCTAAAAAGATTCCGAGCAGTCCAGCGGCCAGCTTGTTTTTCATCGTAATCATCCTTTCTGCGTGATACTTGTGTTTTCCCTTCTGCAGGGAAGTTAATCATCGATGACTTGAAAACTCAGTTTCTCGAAAATAAAGCAATTGAATGATTGAGCTGAAAAATCTAATAAATTGAGTAGAACCATTTCTCGCTTCCAGCAATTCAGCTATAATGAATTTTAAAAGCTTAAAAGGATGGGACAAAATGAATCGATTTTCAAGCGTCAAAACAATTACTTCTTTTTCGAAGCAACACAAGCCTGCATACTTTGCCGAGCTGAACGAAGTCGTGGAAATTGAAACCTTAGACTGCTATGCCGGACAAGTGAAAACCGCCGAAACACTGCGTGCAGATATTGACAGGAGCCAGCTGAATCCGGCGACCGGTCCTGTTTATATCAACGGTATTCAAGCGGGGGATACGTTATGCGTGGAAGTGATGGCAATTGAAACGGGCGATTTCGGCATCATGATGGCTGCGCCGGGACTTGGCCCTTTAGGAAAATCCATTACGGACTCGACGACAAAAATCCTGCCGATCAGTGACGGGCGTATCCAATTCAATGAAAATCTTCAACTGCCAGTAAAAGCGATGATCGGAGTAGCCGGTGTGGCGCCGGAAGAAGATGCAATTTCGACCGCCGTTCCAGGCACACATGGCGGCAACCTCGATACGAAAGATATCAAGGCGGGCAATAAACTGTATCTTCCTGTATTTGTGGACGGAGCACTCGCCGCGTTTGGCGATTTACATGCGGCAATGGGCGATGGCGAACTGAGTGGAACCGGTGTTGAAACAAGCGGCGTTATCCGGCTGGGTTTCACGAAAGTTCCGATCCAGCTTGGAAATCCGATGGTTGAAGACAGGGAGTTCCTCTATTTTATCGCGTCAGCCGAATCATACGAAGACGCCATTCAGACAGCTTTGTTTCAAACCGCAGCCCAATTGGCAAGCTGGCTTGAGCTGCCGTTTGATGACAGTTACCGCTTAATGAGCGCCGTGTGCGATTTGAAATTCAGCCAGATTGTCAACAAGCTGGTTACGGTGAGAGTCGCAGTGCCAAAATCGTTATTTGCAGATTCACTTCCTTGGGAGCGTTGACTTTTGAGTGAGGAGAGCCGACTTTTTCGGTACATTGTTAATCGGATAGGCTTCTTTTATTCCTCTTACAATAGAAAGTGAAAGGAGGTCAGCATATGGATATGCTAAAAGACATGAACGCAGCCTTGCACTATATTGAAGAACATCTGGATGGCGATATTGAATTTGAAAAAGTTGCGGAGATTGCAGGGGTTTCAGAATACCATTTCCGAAAACTGTTTTCGTATTTGTCCGGCATGAGCCTAGGCGCCTATATCCGCAACCGCCGACTGTCCCAGGCAGCCATTGACTTGCAGCAGGGCAGGGAACGGGTATTGGATGTGGCGGTCAAATACGGTTACGATTCAGCGGACGGTTTCAGCCGTGCGTTCCGTGAATGGTCGGGCATGAATCCGTCAGAAGTGAAAAACAGCGAATCGTTCAAAGTGTTTCCGAAGCTGACTTTCCAGCTTTCAATACGGGGAGGAATAGATATGGAATACCGCATCGTTGAAAAAGAAGCATTCAAATTGGTGGGAATCAA is part of the Planococcus shenhongbingii genome and harbors:
- a CDS encoding DUF488 domain-containing protein — its product is MIIYTIGHSSHSKEQFEKMLKETGIELLADVRAFPGSRKWPQFSKDVFPVWLEAEGITYEHFPKLGGRRRKSKEVDGKMNAGWRNRSFQNYADYTLSEEFQQGVAELLQKASQQKTAYCCSERHPSRCHRLLISNWLVANGYQVRHIIDGKDGVVELVDHELGMWGAQAELKSGGTVTYPPEEVNETSNDSK
- the ppsA gene encoding phosphoenolpyruvate synthase, which codes for MQKYVKDFQEISKEDLLLVGGKGLNLGELAKVPTVQVPSGFCVTTEAFKQVLNGNVQALALLEQLSDLTAADKKQIKEVSAELRHGMEQTEMPDEIEREIISSFRRFGDKNAYAVRSSATAEDLPTASFAGQQDSFLNIRGKQDLIKHVIKCWASLFTERAVVYRIQNDFDHRKVYLSVVIQQMIFPQASGILFTADPVTSNRKIASIDASFGLGEALVSGIVSADNYKVREGKIIGRTVSAKKIAVYPLADGGTEQKQVAVGQQGQQALTDVQILMLEKIGRHIEAHFGKPQDIEWCLAGGEVFIVQSRPITTLYPLPEKRDEQYRIYLSFGHQQMMTEPINPLGMSFFRFISDVELIPAGGRLFLDLSADLAAWSGRQIFMRTMKSNDPLLYDALEKFLDRKQALPRGQRMLKIGSDQFSVGFFREIIKIYRNNDRRLSSRLINLSEAFIRELEWRIQTVSGDELFELIEEEQNELRRVIANPQSMAAIMVGVYAAFWLNKNIEKWLGEKDVADILSQSVTNNVTSNMGLELLDVSDVVRKYPEVVAYFEKPSKTTFFEDLEKLEGGPAVSQVLQDYLGKYGMRCSGEIDISKTRWSEDPTILVPVILGNIKNFGPNARKVKIEEGKRKAKQKRQEILSRLEQLPGGTRKVKNTKKMISVLQNFIGYREYPKFAFIKRYYFYKKALMQEAALLQEKGVIGQAEDVYYLSFEEFRNAVNGGTVDRQIIEDRKAAYRYYEKLMPPRLMTSEGEQISGTYHPDKLPDGALAGLPVSAGVVEGRARVVVKMEDAHIEAGDILVTAFTDPSWTPLFVSLAGLVTEVGGLMTHGAVIAREYGLPAVVAVENATKNIKDGQKIRINGSEGYVELLD
- a CDS encoding DUF4181 domain-containing protein — translated: MEKFFLAVLLLFFFSWLVKIFLRKAFDIKKVKKEFFSYNHVNSLHGKIDWTLRIVSFVANISFVYLTFYKGLSFNLFLFGLLILLILDYSVTAFFQWKYSEDPKQSILTVSEMSILAFALGAAIWFDLLSSLT
- a CDS encoding TM2 domain-containing protein, translated to MKNKLAAGLLGIFLGDFGAHKFYLGKPKTGLLYLAFCWTAIPAIIGFIEGVTYLLSSEENFQAKHGRRY
- a CDS encoding acetamidase/formamidase family protein, whose translation is MNRFSSVKTITSFSKQHKPAYFAELNEVVEIETLDCYAGQVKTAETLRADIDRSQLNPATGPVYINGIQAGDTLCVEVMAIETGDFGIMMAAPGLGPLGKSITDSTTKILPISDGRIQFNENLQLPVKAMIGVAGVAPEEDAISTAVPGTHGGNLDTKDIKAGNKLYLPVFVDGALAAFGDLHAAMGDGELSGTGVETSGVIRLGFTKVPIQLGNPMVEDREFLYFIASAESYEDAIQTALFQTAAQLASWLELPFDDSYRLMSAVCDLKFSQIVNKLVTVRVAVPKSLFADSLPWER